A DNA window from Maribellus comscasis contains the following coding sequences:
- a CDS encoding arylsulfatase produces the protein MKIKFLPIMIVLLASGGLLSFLTLGEPGKKQTAEKPNVIIIMTDDQGYPELSIHDNPVLKTPNLDKFAESSVRFGDFHAAPMCAPTRGQLMTGMDAAANGCVNVSSGRAFLKPGLPTMGNIFMANGYNTGIFGKWHLGANYPYRPQDRGFEESVWFPSSHIGSVSDYWGNDYFDDTYRHNGELQKYNGYCTDVFFGEAKKFIESSLEEGKPFFVYIPTNTPHGPFNAKEEDIKVLEELYDNSTFPQKTNELKKSLVRYLAMIRNIDTNVGSLLDFLDKKGVRDNTIVVFLTDNGSIMGIKYFNAGMRGMKTELWDGGHRVPCFINWPKGNFENIGEEVSGLAEVQDILPTFVDLCDLNKPTPVSFDGMSLAPVLRGEEEIPKDRMLITNYSRMPNFINYPAPHGQTIVKKEGAAVLWKGWRLLESRELYNRITDPLEKENVFGQNLQVVRKMEGHLDIWWDRVKKDINEPQKIIIGSEKENPTILTACDWLDVFIDQQPQVSRGERKNSYWCLDVAQEGDYEIELRRWPKETDSPIAGECTMIDRNGNIGGTALPIVSASIYIGDVELRSISEKTPYGFEGLTKEVTPEDKAITFDVHLKPGPIYLHTFFHIKGQGIIGAYYAYVTRM, from the coding sequence ATGAAAATTAAGTTTTTACCAATAATGATAGTACTACTGGCAAGTGGTGGTCTTCTATCTTTCTTAACCTTAGGGGAACCGGGAAAGAAACAAACGGCAGAAAAACCAAATGTGATAATCATAATGACGGATGACCAGGGTTATCCAGAGCTGTCAATTCACGATAATCCGGTACTGAAAACGCCAAATTTGGACAAGTTTGCCGAGAGCAGTGTCCGCTTTGGTGATTTCCATGCAGCGCCAATGTGTGCTCCTACCCGCGGTCAGTTAATGACAGGAATGGATGCTGCTGCAAACGGATGTGTTAATGTGAGTAGTGGTCGGGCCTTTTTAAAGCCTGGGCTGCCTACCATGGGAAATATTTTTATGGCAAATGGTTATAACACAGGAATCTTTGGTAAATGGCACCTCGGGGCAAACTATCCATACCGTCCCCAGGACAGAGGTTTTGAAGAATCAGTATGGTTTCCATCCTCACATATAGGCTCTGTTTCCGACTATTGGGGCAATGATTATTTTGACGATACCTATCGGCACAATGGGGAACTCCAAAAATACAACGGTTATTGTACCGATGTTTTTTTTGGCGAGGCAAAAAAATTTATAGAAAGCTCATTGGAAGAAGGAAAACCATTTTTTGTTTATATCCCTACAAATACTCCCCACGGGCCTTTTAATGCAAAAGAAGAAGATATAAAAGTATTGGAAGAGTTATACGATAATTCAACATTCCCCCAAAAAACTAATGAATTAAAGAAATCATTGGTGCGATACCTTGCAATGATTCGAAATATTGATACAAATGTTGGCAGTTTATTGGATTTCCTTGATAAAAAAGGTGTAAGAGACAATACAATAGTTGTATTTCTAACCGACAATGGAAGCATAATGGGAATTAAATATTTTAATGCAGGTATGCGTGGAATGAAGACTGAATTGTGGGATGGGGGACACCGGGTTCCGTGTTTTATTAACTGGCCAAAAGGTAATTTTGAAAATATTGGTGAAGAAGTTTCAGGATTAGCAGAGGTTCAGGATATTCTTCCAACATTTGTTGACCTTTGCGATTTAAATAAGCCAACCCCGGTAAGCTTTGACGGGATGAGTTTAGCTCCGGTTTTACGGGGCGAAGAAGAAATACCTAAAGACAGAATGCTAATTACAAATTATAGCAGAATGCCTAATTTTATCAACTATCCTGCGCCGCATGGCCAAACTATAGTAAAGAAAGAAGGAGCGGCAGTGCTATGGAAAGGTTGGCGATTGCTGGAGTCTCGGGAACTTTACAATAGAATTACAGACCCATTAGAAAAGGAGAATGTTTTTGGGCAAAATCTTCAGGTAGTTAGAAAAATGGAAGGCCACTTGGATATTTGGTGGGATAGAGTAAAAAAAGATATTAATGAGCCACAAAAAATCATTATAGGGAGCGAAAAAGAAAACCCAACTATTTTAACTGCTTGTGATTGGTTAGATGTATTTATCGACCAACAGCCTCAGGTTAGCCGGGGAGAACGGAAAAACTCATACTGGTGTTTGGATGTGGCACAAGAAGGGGATTATGAAATTGAACTTCGTCGCTGGCCCAAAGAAACAGACTCCCCAATTGCAGGGGAATGTACTATGATTGACAGAAACGGAAATATTGGTGGAACAGCTTTACCGATAGTTTCTGCCAGTATCTATATCGGAGATGTGGAACTACGCTCTATTTCAGAGAAAACGCCTTATGGTTTCGAGGGTTTAACAAAAGAAGTAACTCCTGAAGATAAGGCAATTACATTTGACGTACATCTTAAACCAGGCCCTATTTATTTACACACCTTTTTTCATATAAAAGGTCAGGGGATTATTGGTGCTTATTATGCTTATGTAACACGTATGTAG
- a CDS encoding sulfatase family protein has translation MKNLNRIKIIVFAVFIFTANCCSSKGKEEAKTSKPNFIVIFADDMGYGDVGVYGNPTIKTPNLDRIATEGQKWTNFYVAASVCTPSRAGLLTGRLPIRSGMCNEKPHVLTIRSKGGLPQKEITIAQALKGAGYQTACIGKWHLGHLPQFLPTAHGFDYYYGIPYSNDMNFDKDKAGDKTLFEAKKSPEIEYFDVPLMRNTEIIERPVEQSTITKRYTYEAINFIEENKEKPFFLYLAHAIPHVPLYRSAEFEGISLRGKFGDVIEELDWSVGRILSTLKENGLDKNTLVVFTSDNGPWLIYDEQGGSAGLLRGGKGETFEGGMREPAIFWGEGLVKPGVVMDMGTTMDLLPTFCKLADVKLRNDRIYDGYDISPVLSGEGKSKRDMVFYYRGTDVFAIRKGAYKAHFYTQSGYGKDERKLQDPPLLYNLEIDPSEKYNIADQYPEIIQEITQILKEHQSSIVPVENQLDKF, from the coding sequence ATGAAGAATTTGAACAGAATAAAAATAATAGTATTTGCGGTATTCATCTTTACAGCTAATTGTTGTAGCTCAAAGGGAAAAGAGGAGGCGAAAACATCAAAACCAAATTTCATTGTAATTTTTGCTGATGATATGGGCTATGGTGATGTTGGTGTTTATGGGAATCCAACCATCAAAACCCCAAACCTCGACAGGATTGCCACAGAAGGACAGAAGTGGACTAACTTTTATGTTGCTGCTTCTGTTTGCACTCCGTCACGGGCCGGCTTACTCACCGGGAGACTTCCAATTCGCTCGGGGATGTGTAATGAAAAACCGCATGTTCTCACCATTCGTTCCAAAGGAGGGCTTCCTCAAAAAGAAATTACTATTGCACAGGCATTGAAAGGTGCAGGCTATCAAACTGCCTGTATTGGGAAATGGCATTTGGGGCATTTGCCGCAATTCCTTCCAACTGCCCACGGATTTGACTACTACTACGGAATTCCGTATAGCAACGATATGAATTTTGATAAAGACAAAGCGGGTGATAAAACTTTGTTTGAAGCCAAAAAATCTCCGGAAATTGAATATTTCGATGTGCCGTTAATGAGAAATACGGAAATTATTGAAAGGCCGGTAGAGCAATCAACGATTACCAAACGGTATACGTACGAAGCAATTAATTTTATTGAAGAGAATAAAGAAAAACCATTTTTTTTATATCTGGCGCATGCAATTCCTCATGTTCCTCTTTACCGCTCTGCCGAATTCGAGGGTATAAGTCTTCGTGGAAAATTTGGCGATGTAATAGAAGAATTGGATTGGAGTGTTGGCCGGATTTTATCAACCTTAAAAGAAAACGGACTGGATAAAAATACACTTGTTGTTTTTACTTCGGACAACGGACCATGGTTGATTTACGACGAACAAGGTGGAAGCGCCGGCCTTTTGCGTGGCGGAAAAGGTGAAACTTTTGAGGGGGGAATGAGAGAACCTGCTATTTTTTGGGGTGAGGGACTGGTTAAACCTGGTGTTGTAATGGACATGGGGACCACAATGGATTTATTACCAACATTCTGTAAACTGGCTGATGTAAAACTCAGGAATGACAGGATTTATGATGGATATGATATCTCTCCGGTTTTATCAGGTGAAGGCAAAAGCAAGCGGGATATGGTTTTTTATTATCGCGGAACGGATGTATTTGCGATTAGAAAAGGGGCTTATAAAGCACATTTTTATACGCAGTCTGGATATGGAAAAGATGAACGCAAACTTCAAGATCCCCCACTATTGTACAATCTCGAAATTGATCCTTCTGAAAAGTATAATATCGCAGATCAGTACCCTGAAATAATACAAGAAATTACGCAAATACTAAAAGAGCACCAATCCAGTATCGTTCCTGTTGAAAACCAACTGGATAAATTTTAG
- a CDS encoding sulfatase-like hydrolase/transferase: MKLLDLIKKLSYCIMLIVILLGYFKTQGAEKADNPNVIIINVDDLGYGDTGAYGATHVKTPAIDMLASEGRMFTDAHSASAVCSPSRFALITGQYPARIDLYEPIFLKSTLVIDTAQITIAKVMKSAGYKTAAIGKWHLGFTNDSVMDWNKELKPGPLELGFDYYFGVPILNSHPPFVYVENHHVVGLTPDDPLVYGKHAETCWFPEKFELDAIGGGRAAHALYDDRAVGTTLKEKAVNWIKKQKDKPFFLYLATTNIHHPFTPAPRFMGTSDAGRYGDFIHELDWIVSEIEKTLDEEGLTENTLLIFTSDNGGMLNQGGQDAWKKGHKMNGDLLGFKFDAWEGGHRIPFIARWPGKIQPESKTDELLCNVDLLATMAALVGYPLKDDEAIDSYNMLPALLNTNKKPIRDGMVISPSQKKNIAIRKGKWMYISAQGGGGFEASNVGEHMFGGPAAFPFTGEENSDIQNGSIKPDAPPAQLYDIIADPYEKENIYNEHPEIVRELKEQLEEVLASEKARRKQ, from the coding sequence ATGAAGTTATTAGACTTAATAAAAAAACTATCGTATTGCATTATGTTGATAGTTATTCTTTTAGGTTACTTCAAAACTCAGGGGGCTGAAAAAGCTGATAACCCCAATGTTATTATTATTAATGTAGATGATTTGGGGTACGGAGATACAGGTGCTTACGGTGCCACACATGTAAAAACTCCGGCTATTGATATGCTGGCTTCTGAGGGAAGAATGTTTACTGATGCCCATTCTGCGTCTGCCGTATGTTCGCCTTCACGATTTGCATTAATTACAGGGCAATATCCGGCAAGGATTGATCTGTACGAGCCAATATTTTTAAAATCGACACTGGTAATTGATACCGCGCAAATTACCATTGCAAAGGTTATGAAATCAGCAGGTTATAAAACTGCTGCTATAGGCAAATGGCATCTCGGGTTTACCAATGATTCGGTAATGGATTGGAACAAGGAATTAAAGCCGGGCCCTTTGGAACTTGGTTTTGATTATTATTTTGGCGTACCTATTTTGAATAGCCATCCTCCCTTTGTTTATGTTGAGAACCACCATGTTGTTGGACTAACACCTGATGATCCGTTGGTCTATGGGAAACATGCAGAAACATGTTGGTTTCCCGAAAAATTTGAACTGGATGCTATTGGTGGCGGCAGGGCTGCCCATGCCTTGTACGACGACAGGGCAGTGGGTACAACATTAAAAGAAAAAGCGGTAAACTGGATAAAAAAGCAAAAGGACAAGCCATTTTTTCTCTATTTAGCCACAACTAACATTCACCATCCGTTTACCCCTGCACCCCGGTTTATGGGGACGAGTGATGCGGGACGCTATGGAGATTTTATACATGAACTCGACTGGATAGTATCGGAAATAGAGAAAACGCTTGATGAAGAAGGACTGACGGAGAATACCCTGCTAATATTTACCAGCGATAATGGTGGAATGTTAAATCAGGGAGGTCAGGATGCCTGGAAAAAAGGCCACAAAATGAACGGTGACTTGTTGGGGTTCAAATTCGATGCCTGGGAAGGAGGTCACCGTATTCCTTTTATTGCACGCTGGCCCGGGAAAATTCAACCCGAAAGTAAGACCGATGAATTGTTGTGTAATGTCGATCTCCTGGCGACGATGGCCGCTTTGGTTGGTTATCCGCTTAAGGATGATGAAGCAATTGACAGTTATAACATGTTGCCGGCTTTATTAAATACGAATAAAAAGCCAATCCGTGATGGTATGGTTATTTCTCCGTCGCAGAAGAAAAATATAGCTATCCGTAAAGGAAAATGGATGTACATATCTGCACAGGGAGGTGGTGGATTTGAAGCCTCAAATGTGGGGGAACATATGTTTGGCGGGCCGGCTGCATTTCCTTTTACCGGCGAAGAGAACAGTGATATTCAAAACGGAAGCATAAAACCGGATGCACCACCAGCCCAGCTTTACGATATTATAGCCGATCCTTACGAAAAGGAAAATATTTATAACGAGCATCCTGAAATTGTTCGCGAATTAAAAGAACAGTTAGAAGAAGTTTTAGCATCCGAAAAAGCCAGAAGAAAACAATAA
- a CDS encoding RagB/SusD family nutrient uptake outer membrane protein, which yields MKRYFLLLLIIFSFVSCDNLLEEEVYSSLGPSNFYSTAEDAESLLNSAYTSRVGNVQRICMGEAPTEIFMERKGGIYAYFRPMEEFSWNSSHNYLLNAWTQWYTGIFKTNTILDHVPSIDMDEDRKEQILAEARFLRAFFYFSLYDYWGPVPLILTSDTYPSDRPSRPSDDEFVEFVESEFIACSEVLPWTQDEFPRASKGAALGFLTKFYLNNHKWSLAAETAKEIIDSEVHELFKGGTSRADLFDIENEGNSEMIYVQAYSSQNPSNGYHSHAVPDNYTWKYNTLTNYAADFRIPDSFLDTFDPEDQRLDAFIFKYLSTSGDSITLRGTDNVRSFKFPEDPNALGHTSSNDFPLLRYADILLSRAEALNEISGPTQESVDLINEVREAAGISDLQLADYTQETFRDAILAERSWEFHTEGLRRQDLIRQERFISDAVDRGWSAEDYMVLYPIPQSEMDANPNLIQNEGYN from the coding sequence ATGAAAAGATATTTTTTATTACTACTAATTATATTCTCTTTTGTGAGCTGCGACAATTTACTTGAAGAAGAAGTATATTCAAGTCTCGGGCCGTCTAATTTTTATTCCACAGCAGAAGATGCAGAATCTTTACTCAATTCTGCATATACAAGCAGGGTTGGAAATGTTCAGAGGATATGTATGGGAGAAGCTCCTACTGAAATATTTATGGAAAGAAAAGGTGGTATATATGCATATTTTAGACCTATGGAAGAATTTTCATGGAATTCATCACACAACTATTTACTAAATGCATGGACCCAGTGGTACACAGGTATTTTTAAGACAAATACAATTTTAGACCATGTTCCTTCTATTGATATGGATGAGGACAGAAAAGAACAGATTTTAGCTGAAGCCCGGTTCCTTCGTGCTTTTTTCTATTTTTCACTATATGACTACTGGGGACCGGTTCCGTTAATCTTAACAAGTGATACTTACCCCAGCGACAGGCCTTCGCGTCCATCCGACGATGAATTTGTGGAGTTTGTAGAAAGCGAATTTATTGCTTGTAGCGAGGTGTTGCCGTGGACACAGGATGAATTTCCCCGGGCAAGCAAAGGAGCAGCATTAGGGTTTCTAACAAAATTTTATTTAAACAATCATAAATGGAGCCTGGCTGCGGAAACGGCAAAAGAAATAATAGATAGTGAAGTACATGAACTTTTTAAAGGAGGTACAAGCAGGGCAGATTTGTTTGATATTGAGAATGAAGGAAACAGTGAGATGATTTACGTGCAGGCTTATAGCTCGCAAAATCCGAGTAACGGATATCACAGTCATGCTGTCCCGGATAACTATACATGGAAATATAATACGTTAACGAATTATGCGGCAGATTTTAGAATACCCGATAGTTTTTTAGATACATTTGACCCGGAAGATCAACGATTGGATGCTTTTATTTTTAAATATTTAAGTACAAGTGGTGATTCTATTACATTAAGGGGCACAGATAATGTTCGCAGTTTTAAATTCCCGGAAGATCCAAACGCATTAGGTCATACAAGCAGTAATGACTTCCCGTTACTAAGGTATGCAGATATTCTTTTGTCCAGGGCAGAAGCACTGAATGAAATCAGTGGTCCAACCCAGGAATCTGTCGACTTAATTAATGAAGTAAGAGAAGCAGCAGGTATTTCTGATTTACAGTTGGCTGATTACACGCAGGAAACATTTCGGGACGCGATTTTGGCAGAAAGAAGCTGGGAATTTCATACCGAAGGCTTGAGGCGCCAGGATTTAATCCGCCAGGAAAGATTTATTTCTGATGCAGTTGACAGAGGATGGTCTGCAGAAGATTATATGGTACTATATCCCATACCCCAATCTGAAATGGATGCAAATCCCAATCTTATTCAAAACGAGGGATATAATTAA
- a CDS encoding TonB-dependent receptor has translation MKKNFCFYRNGKYSGLIKLFKVMRLTVFLLFVSVAGVFASKGYSQTKILNLDLRGATVKEVLSSIEKQSEFYFLYSENLIDVDRVVDVSIENKKIEQALNLIFEGTDVNYSIRDRIIVLTTPEVQTGALQILQQQKTIAGTVTDESGKPLPGVTVVIKGTAQGTVTNTNGEYTLPGISDNATLVFSFVGMVTQEIEVGKQNTIDVTMVVDAIGIDEVVAIGYGSVKKSDITGSISSIKAEDNYSGVQVSVDQMLKGKTAGVSVSTVSSEPGGGVTIRIRGANSITAGNEPLYVIDGFPISNDNGPSSLYGGWQTPRNPLNALNPGDIETIEILKDASATAIYGSRGANGVILITTKNGSGELKIDYSTYFGIQNVAKKLDVLNASEYMQFMNDIYSDRGETLPYTEAEISAAGEGTDWQDEIFRTATVMNHQLAFSGSSNKTKYYASFNYLDQDGVTISSGIKQYTARLNLNHSTDKLNFGININTSLVKDDFVKNGNGDNAASGTIITALEMDPSMAVFDDKGNYNIHPNMDIDNPVAIANTWLDEAETNRTFGNVFFEYNIMDGLKAKINAGSDRQSARRDQYITKNDSRMGQLANGRAYVNEQDLSNYLMELTLSYNTVIQEKHTINAVLGSTYQEFIGRRINARASDFPTDANLTNNLSAGSSSTYEIGSYKYKHQLLSYLGRINYSFSDKYLATASFRIDGSSRFGADNKYGYFPSGALAWRVSNEDFMKAQELISNLKLRASYGLTGNQEIGNYESLLLLSTSGQAVFNDNLYVGIAPTQLGNADLKWETTAQWDFGFDFGILNNRISGTFDYFRKNTFDLLLNLPIPRTSGFTTSLQNVGDTKNTGFDFSITSRNLTGDFKWSTTFIGSVAKNEVTNLGDLEEIQQGYIRFYSGVTIIREGLPLNSYYGYQVEGIFQSEEEIAESAQPNANPGDLRYKDVSEDGSISAADRTILGDPFPDFSFGFDNTFSYKGLELNIFFEGMVGNELLNMERVNAETPIETPRNRMAYVLDRWTENNKDSKNPSFTETSQTYGINSRTVEDASFLRLKSLRLSYSIPTRHIRSLSVFATAQNLFTITNYSGFDPDANAFGQSNIKLDYGTYPLSRIYTIGLNIGL, from the coding sequence ATGAAAAAAAATTTCTGTTTTTACCGGAATGGGAAATATTCCGGGCTAATTAAACTATTCAAAGTAATGAGACTAACTGTTTTTCTATTGTTCGTTTCGGTGGCTGGAGTTTTTGCCAGTAAAGGTTATTCGCAAACGAAGATACTAAACCTGGATCTGCGAGGAGCTACTGTAAAGGAGGTTTTAAGTAGTATTGAAAAACAAAGTGAGTTTTATTTTTTGTATAGCGAGAACCTAATTGACGTAGATCGGGTAGTAGATGTATCCATTGAAAATAAAAAAATAGAACAGGCCTTGAATTTAATATTTGAAGGTACAGACGTAAACTATTCGATACGTGATCGCATTATTGTACTAACAACTCCGGAAGTACAAACAGGAGCGTTACAGATATTACAACAACAAAAAACTATTGCAGGAACGGTTACAGACGAGTCAGGCAAACCATTGCCTGGAGTAACTGTCGTTATAAAGGGGACTGCACAAGGTACTGTAACCAATACAAACGGGGAATATACCTTACCAGGTATTTCTGACAATGCCACGCTGGTGTTTTCATTTGTAGGAATGGTAACACAGGAAATTGAAGTTGGAAAACAGAATACAATCGACGTTACGATGGTTGTTGATGCCATTGGCATTGATGAGGTAGTTGCCATTGGATATGGTTCCGTAAAAAAAAGTGATATAACTGGTTCGATTTCATCGATAAAAGCAGAAGATAATTATTCAGGCGTGCAGGTTTCTGTAGATCAGATGCTTAAGGGGAAAACGGCAGGCGTAAGTGTAAGCACAGTTAGTTCAGAACCGGGAGGCGGTGTCACTATCCGTATCCGTGGGGCAAATTCAATAACAGCAGGTAATGAACCACTTTATGTTATCGACGGATTTCCTATTAGTAATGATAATGGCCCAAGCTCTCTTTATGGGGGGTGGCAAACTCCTCGCAATCCCTTAAATGCTTTAAATCCGGGAGATATTGAAACCATCGAAATTTTAAAAGATGCATCAGCTACGGCGATATATGGTTCGAGAGGTGCTAATGGGGTAATCTTAATAACTACCAAAAATGGAAGTGGCGAATTAAAGATTGATTATTCAACCTACTTTGGTATTCAGAATGTTGCTAAAAAACTCGATGTATTGAATGCCTCTGAATATATGCAATTTATGAATGATATCTATTCAGACAGAGGCGAAACGCTTCCTTATACTGAGGCAGAAATAAGTGCCGCAGGGGAAGGAACGGATTGGCAGGACGAAATATTCAGAACAGCAACCGTTATGAATCATCAGCTTGCATTCTCCGGTTCCTCAAATAAAACAAAGTATTATGCATCTTTCAATTACCTTGATCAGGATGGGGTAACAATCAGTTCTGGAATTAAACAGTATACGGCACGGCTTAACCTAAATCATTCTACTGATAAACTAAATTTCGGAATTAATATCAATACCAGCCTGGTAAAAGATGATTTTGTTAAAAACGGAAATGGTGATAATGCCGCTAGTGGCACCATTATAACTGCACTTGAAATGGATCCCTCCATGGCGGTGTTTGATGATAAAGGAAATTATAATATTCATCCAAACATGGATATTGATAATCCGGTGGCGATTGCCAATACATGGTTGGACGAAGCTGAGACAAACCGGACTTTTGGAAATGTATTTTTTGAATACAACATAATGGATGGACTTAAGGCAAAAATTAATGCAGGTAGCGACAGACAATCTGCCCGAAGGGATCAATACATCACAAAAAATGATTCAAGAATGGGGCAACTTGCTAATGGAAGGGCATACGTGAATGAACAGGACCTTTCGAATTATCTTATGGAACTTACATTAAGTTATAACACGGTTATTCAGGAGAAGCACACTATTAATGCCGTGCTTGGAAGCACCTATCAGGAGTTTATCGGACGCCGGATAAATGCAAGAGCAAGTGATTTTCCTACAGATGCTAATTTAACCAACAACTTAAGTGCCGGTAGTTCATCAACATATGAAATTGGTTCATATAAATACAAACATCAGTTGTTGTCTTATCTTGGAAGAATAAATTATTCATTTAGCGATAAATACCTTGCCACTGCTTCGTTTCGTATTGATGGTTCTTCGCGATTTGGAGCAGATAATAAATACGGTTATTTCCCATCAGGAGCATTGGCTTGGCGGGTATCCAACGAAGACTTTATGAAAGCTCAGGAACTTATATCTAATCTTAAATTGAGAGCGAGTTATGGACTAACGGGAAATCAGGAGATTGGAAATTATGAGTCATTACTGTTATTGAGCACATCCGGTCAGGCAGTATTCAATGATAATCTTTATGTAGGGATTGCTCCCACTCAGTTAGGCAATGCAGACTTGAAGTGGGAAACCACCGCGCAGTGGGATTTTGGTTTTGATTTTGGAATTCTGAATAATCGTATTTCAGGTACTTTTGATTATTTCAGAAAAAATACGTTTGACCTTTTATTGAACCTCCCAATTCCAAGAACCTCTGGCTTTACAACATCATTACAAAATGTTGGCGATACAAAAAATACCGGATTCGATTTTAGTATAACCTCTCGAAATCTTACTGGTGATTTCAAATGGTCGACTACATTTATTGGTTCTGTAGCAAAAAATGAAGTCACCAATCTCGGAGATCTGGAAGAAATTCAACAGGGATATATCCGATTTTATTCAGGCGTAACCATAATTAGAGAAGGGTTGCCGCTAAATTCATATTATGGCTATCAGGTTGAGGGCATTTTCCAGAGTGAGGAAGAAATAGCAGAATCGGCTCAACCCAATGCAAATCCTGGTGATTTAAGATATAAAGATGTTAGTGAAGACGGTTCTATATCAGCAGCCGATCGTACTATTTTAGGAGATCCTTTCCCTGATTTCTCTTTTGGATTTGATAATACATTTTCATATAAAGGTTTGGAATTGAATATATTCTTTGAAGGAATGGTTGGAAATGAGTTACTAAATATGGAAAGGGTTAATGCTGAAACACCAATTGAAACACCCAGAAACCGGATGGCTTATGTGCTCGACAGATGGACAGAAAATAATAAGGATAGTAAAAATCCGTCTTTTACCGAAACGTCTCAAACTTATGGCATTAATAGCCGAACAGTTGAAGATGCATCATTTCTGCGACTAAAAAGTCTCCGTTTGAGTTACTCAATCCCAACCAGACATATAAGGTCTCTTTCTGTTTTTGCAACTGCACAAAACTTGTTCACCATAACAAATTACAGCGGATTTGACCCCGATGCAAATGCATTCGGACAATCCAACATCAAATTAGATTATGGAACATACCCGCTATCCCGAATTTATACAATTGGTTTAAATATAGGACTTTAA
- a CDS encoding FecR family protein, with the protein MTKDLLEKYLNNRCTPQEVKEVIHWMKQQSFFTESKEFGRVDWQQFKEEDSFVSDEKLDTLLDKIHHKLNIEEIRTVQIKSRRLMSRVTKAAAIILFPVLAFLFYTVSENNRLINQITTVSVDSLEVIAPVGSRTVFELSDGSVVHLNCGSRIKYPQNFSGETRGLALIGEAYFDVAHNPDKPFVVSAGNIKVKALGTQFNVNAYPENNDISTTLIEGKVIVEEIQNNGDIENTKELIPGQHVIYTKKTCMMESSQEQVEKYIAWKDGKLVFENESIDQVAQRLSQMFNVEIEVAEEVAKYKYTVTFIDEPLFQILDLLSFATPISYHALPRSKNPDGTFSKQIILIKKKK; encoded by the coding sequence ATGACAAAAGATTTGCTGGAAAAATATTTGAATAACCGTTGTACTCCGCAGGAAGTTAAAGAAGTTATTCACTGGATGAAGCAACAGTCCTTCTTTACCGAAAGTAAGGAGTTTGGAAGGGTAGACTGGCAGCAATTTAAGGAAGAAGATAGTTTTGTCTCAGACGAAAAGCTGGATACCCTCCTTGATAAAATCCACCATAAATTGAATATTGAAGAGATTCGTACGGTTCAAATAAAAAGCAGGCGGTTAATGAGCAGGGTAACAAAAGCTGCTGCAATAATCTTATTCCCGGTTTTGGCGTTCTTATTTTATACAGTTTCAGAAAATAACCGGTTAATAAATCAAATTACAACTGTTTCTGTCGATTCATTGGAAGTGATAGCACCGGTTGGTTCTCGAACGGTTTTTGAACTATCAGATGGATCAGTAGTTCATTTGAATTGTGGAAGCCGGATAAAATACCCGCAGAATTTTTCAGGAGAAACTCGTGGTTTAGCTTTAATTGGTGAAGCGTATTTTGATGTAGCCCATAACCCTGATAAACCTTTTGTTGTCAGTGCCGGTAATATAAAGGTTAAGGCACTTGGTACACAATTTAATGTTAATGCATACCCCGAAAATAATGATATTTCGACTACACTGATAGAAGGGAAAGTGATAGTAGAAGAAATACAAAATAATGGGGATATCGAAAACACAAAAGAGTTGATACCCGGTCAGCATGTTATATATACAAAGAAAACATGTATGATGGAATCATCTCAGGAACAAGTGGAGAAATACATTGCCTGGAAAGATGGTAAATTGGTTTTTGAGAATGAATCGATAGATCAGGTTGCCCAAAGATTAAGTCAAATGTTCAATGTCGAAATAGAGGTCGCTGAGGAGGTGGCAAAATATAAATATACAGTAACCTTTATTGATGAACCACTTTTTCAAATACTTGACTTATTGTCGTTTGCAACACCGATTAGCTACCATGCCTTACCACGTTCAAAGAATCCGGACGGAACATTTTCGAAGCAGATAATATTAATTAAGAAAAAGAAATAA